One stretch of Priestia megaterium DNA includes these proteins:
- a CDS encoding Gfo/Idh/MocA family protein, which translates to MVLKIGVIGTGAIGQDHIRRITNTLSGGKIVAVTDVNQEQAKAVVKNQNLDAVIYDDGHELIKSKDVDAVVVTSWGPTHEEFVLAAIQAGKSVFCEKPLATTAEGCKRIVDAEITHGKPLVQVGYMRRYDTGYRALKKVIESGQIGEALMVHCAHRNPTVPDTYTGDMSIVDTFIHEIDVLRWLLNDDYVSVQIVAPRKTSKALEHLQDPIMVLLETKQGVRIDAEVFVNCQYGYDIQCQVVGETGIANLPEPSSVVLRSEAKKSTEILVDWKDRFIDSYDTELQDWINSTLKGEVNGPTAWDGYVAAVTSDACLEAKKSGNIVPISLGERPDFYYKTLTAAGKL; encoded by the coding sequence ATGGTATTAAAAATTGGCGTTATTGGAACAGGAGCAATTGGACAAGATCATATTAGAAGAATTACCAATACATTATCAGGCGGCAAAATTGTTGCGGTTACGGATGTAAATCAAGAACAAGCAAAAGCTGTTGTAAAAAATCAAAACTTGGATGCCGTTATTTATGATGACGGACATGAGCTGATTAAGTCAAAAGATGTAGATGCAGTTGTTGTTACGTCTTGGGGACCGACACACGAGGAGTTTGTGCTGGCAGCGATTCAAGCTGGAAAATCTGTATTTTGCGAAAAGCCGCTTGCTACAACAGCAGAGGGCTGCAAAAGAATCGTTGACGCTGAAATTACACACGGCAAGCCATTGGTGCAAGTCGGCTATATGCGCCGCTATGATACAGGGTATCGCGCTTTAAAGAAAGTGATTGAAAGCGGGCAAATTGGTGAAGCATTAATGGTTCACTGCGCACACAGAAATCCTACGGTACCTGATACATACACGGGCGATATGTCAATTGTTGATACATTCATCCACGAAATTGACGTGTTGCGCTGGTTATTAAATGACGATTATGTATCTGTTCAAATCGTGGCACCGCGAAAAACGAGCAAGGCACTTGAACATCTGCAAGATCCAATCATGGTGCTGCTTGAAACAAAGCAAGGCGTCCGAATTGATGCTGAGGTTTTTGTAAACTGCCAGTACGGCTATGATATTCAATGTCAAGTAGTAGGAGAAACAGGAATTGCCAACTTACCTGAACCTTCAAGCGTCGTGTTACGCAGCGAAGCAAAAAAATCTACTGAAATTTTAGTAGATTGGAAAGATCGATTCATCGACTCTTATGATACAGAGCTGCAAGACTGGATTAATTCAACGCTTAAAGGCGAAGTGAATGGACCAACAGCATGGGATGGTTACGTTGCGGCCGTTACTTCAGATGCTTGCTTAGAAGCGAAAAAATCAGGAAACATTGTTCCTATTTCGTTAGGCGAACGTCCGGATTTTTATTATAAAACGTTAACCGCAGCCGGCAAACTGTAA
- a CDS encoding MFS transporter: protein MSAISTVKDKYLFAAVSFIFWFSQFIYVPILSPYMEGLGGKYAFIGLVLSSYGLMQLLCRLPLGIFSDFVKMRKPFVIFGMIASMSSCLLFSLTDSLIGVFISRCLAGLAAATWVAFTILYSSYFEREKTTRAMNIISFIVVLAQLLGMSLSGYIVSKWGWHAPFWIGTILSVIGAVLSLFIHEPKQNIKRSPIKLKELIGVIKEPSLLKISLLSILAHSIIFTTMFGFTPAYALSAGFRESELSLIVFSFMIPHAAAPLIMEKLFVWRFGKWSILKAAFFLAAFFTCMIPMTENKLLLCIIQSVNGFSLGLVFPLMLGMSIERIAVEKRATAMGGYQALYALGIFGGPFAAGILNSWMGLKAGFFFAAALGLTATVFAAAWDKKEASYKVFKAK, encoded by the coding sequence TTGAGTGCTATAAGTACCGTCAAAGATAAATATCTTTTTGCAGCTGTTTCGTTTATCTTTTGGTTCTCGCAGTTTATTTACGTACCTATTTTGTCTCCTTATATGGAAGGGCTAGGAGGCAAGTATGCCTTTATTGGTTTAGTGTTAAGCAGCTATGGACTCATGCAGCTGTTATGTCGCCTTCCGCTCGGGATCTTTTCAGACTTTGTGAAAATGAGAAAACCGTTTGTTATCTTCGGCATGATAGCCAGCATGTCGAGCTGCCTGCTATTTTCGTTGACCGATAGCTTAATAGGCGTGTTTATATCACGCTGTTTAGCTGGATTGGCAGCGGCAACGTGGGTTGCCTTTACGATTTTATATTCAAGCTACTTTGAACGTGAAAAAACTACTCGTGCTATGAATATCATCTCATTTATAGTGGTTTTGGCTCAGCTTTTGGGCATGAGTTTAAGCGGTTACATCGTGAGTAAGTGGGGATGGCACGCTCCGTTTTGGATAGGGACGATCTTGAGTGTAATAGGCGCCGTTCTTTCTCTTTTCATTCACGAGCCTAAACAGAACATAAAGAGATCGCCTATAAAGCTTAAGGAATTAATCGGCGTAATAAAAGAGCCTTCGCTATTAAAAATTTCGCTGCTGTCTATTTTAGCACACAGCATTATTTTCACGACTATGTTTGGTTTTACTCCTGCGTACGCATTAAGCGCAGGATTTAGAGAGAGCGAGCTGAGTTTGATTGTCTTTTCCTTTATGATCCCTCATGCAGCTGCTCCTCTTATTATGGAAAAGCTATTTGTTTGGCGCTTTGGAAAATGGAGCATCTTGAAGGCCGCATTTTTTCTGGCCGCATTCTTTACCTGTATGATTCCTATGACGGAAAATAAACTTTTGCTTTGTATCATTCAAAGTGTGAACGGTTTTTCATTAGGATTAGTGTTTCCTCTTATGTTAGGAATGTCTATTGAAAGAATAGCTGTAGAAAAAAGAGCTACGGCGATGGGAGGCTACCAAGCGCTGTATGCGTTAGGAATATTCGGAGGTCCTTTTGCTGCAGGAATATTAAATTCTTGGATGGGACTTAAAGCAGGCTTCTTTTTTGCAGCAGCCTTAGGGTTAACTGCTACTGTTTTTGCAGCGGCATGGGATAAGAAAGAAGCGTCATATAAAGTTTTTAAAGCAAAATAA
- a CDS encoding CoA-acylating methylmalonate-semialdehyde dehydrogenase: MTQTTVKTVKNYIGGEWVDSSTSLTEPVYNPATGEVIAEVPLSTKADVDQAVQAANEAFKGWSKTAVPKRARILFKYQQLLVDNWDELAKLVTLENGKSFNEARGEVQRGIECVEFAAGAPTLMMGKQLPDIATGIESGMYRYPIGVIGGITPFNFPMMVPCWMFPLAIACGNTFVLKPSERTPLLAARLVELFEEAGLPKGVLNIVNGAHDVVNGLLEHKLVKAISFVGSQPVAEYVYKKGTENLKRVQALAGAKNHSIVLNDADLNVATKQIIGAAFGSAGERCMAASVVTVQEDVADELISRLVQESNNIVIGNGLEKDVFLGPVIRENHKERTLSYIESGVEEGARLVRDGREDHAVKENGYFVGPTIFDNVTQEMKIWQDEIFAPVLSIVRVKTLEEAIDVANNSRFANGACIYTDSGASVREFRENIESGMLGVNVGVPAPMAFFPFSGWKDSFYGDLHANGTDGVEFYTRKKMVTARY; the protein is encoded by the coding sequence ATGACACAAACAACAGTAAAAACAGTAAAAAACTATATTGGCGGCGAATGGGTGGATTCATCTACAAGTCTTACAGAACCAGTTTATAACCCTGCAACGGGTGAAGTCATTGCAGAGGTGCCTCTTTCAACAAAAGCAGATGTAGATCAAGCGGTGCAAGCTGCGAATGAAGCATTCAAAGGATGGTCAAAAACTGCGGTGCCAAAACGTGCGCGTATCTTATTTAAATATCAGCAGCTATTAGTAGATAACTGGGACGAGTTAGCAAAACTTGTGACGCTCGAAAACGGAAAAAGCTTTAATGAAGCGCGCGGAGAAGTACAGCGCGGAATTGAATGCGTAGAATTTGCAGCAGGTGCTCCTACGTTAATGATGGGAAAACAGCTTCCTGACATTGCAACTGGCATTGAGTCTGGCATGTATCGTTATCCAATCGGCGTTATTGGCGGGATCACGCCGTTCAACTTCCCAATGATGGTTCCTTGCTGGATGTTCCCTCTTGCAATTGCTTGCGGTAATACATTTGTATTAAAGCCGTCTGAGCGCACGCCGCTTTTAGCAGCAAGATTAGTAGAATTATTTGAAGAAGCTGGATTGCCAAAAGGCGTATTAAACATTGTAAACGGCGCGCATGATGTGGTAAATGGCCTTCTTGAACATAAATTAGTGAAAGCTATTTCGTTTGTAGGTTCGCAGCCAGTAGCTGAATATGTGTATAAAAAAGGTACAGAAAACTTAAAGCGTGTTCAAGCATTAGCGGGTGCTAAAAACCACTCAATCGTATTAAACGATGCTGACTTAAACGTAGCAACAAAACAAATTATCGGAGCTGCTTTCGGATCAGCAGGTGAACGCTGCATGGCAGCATCTGTCGTAACGGTGCAAGAAGACGTGGCAGATGAATTAATTTCACGACTTGTTCAAGAGTCAAACAACATCGTCATTGGAAACGGATTAGAAAAAGATGTTTTCTTAGGACCGGTTATTCGTGAAAACCATAAAGAACGTACGCTTAGCTATATTGAATCTGGCGTAGAAGAAGGAGCTCGCTTAGTTCGTGACGGCCGTGAAGATCATGCAGTAAAAGAGAACGGCTATTTTGTTGGACCAACTATTTTTGATAACGTTACACAAGAAATGAAAATCTGGCAAGATGAAATCTTTGCACCGGTGCTTTCTATCGTACGTGTAAAAACGTTAGAAGAAGCAATTGACGTTGCCAATAACTCCCGATTCGCAAACGGAGCTTGTATCTATACAGACAGCGGCGCAAGCGTACGGGAGTTCCGTGAAAATATTGAGTCAGGCATGCTAGGAGTGAATGTAGGGGTGCCAGCACCTATGGCGTTTTTCCCATTCTCAGGCTGGAAAGACTCTTTCTACGGCGATCTTCATGCCAACGGTACGGACGGCGTAGAGTTCTATACAAGAAAGAAAATGGTTACGGCCCGCTACTAA
- the iolB gene encoding 5-deoxy-glucuronate isomerase, translating into MADLIVPTKTADSDGNVLSITPQSAGWEHIGFDVYSLKKGQKLKKNTENQEICIVILTGKSNVSTKEEKWENIGQRMDIFEKIPPYSVYVSNDDHYEVEAVTDLEIAVCAAPGKGTYPARLITPQDVGVEHRGAGNIARQVHNILPEQKPADSLLVVEVFTPEGNWSSYPPHKHDQDNLPHESYLEETYYHKVNPGHGFAIQRVYTDDQSLDETMVIKDGDAVLVPKGYHPVSAPPGYEVYYLNVMAGPVRTWKFNNSKDHEWIMEEKLALK; encoded by the coding sequence ATGGCTGATTTAATCGTACCAACAAAAACAGCTGACAGTGATGGAAACGTACTAAGCATCACCCCACAATCTGCAGGATGGGAGCACATTGGCTTTGACGTTTACTCATTAAAAAAAGGTCAAAAGCTTAAAAAGAACACGGAAAATCAAGAGATTTGTATTGTGATTTTAACCGGTAAGTCCAACGTTTCTACAAAAGAAGAGAAATGGGAAAACATCGGACAGCGAATGGATATCTTTGAAAAAATCCCTCCGTACTCCGTATATGTATCGAATGATGATCACTATGAAGTAGAAGCTGTAACCGACTTGGAAATTGCGGTGTGCGCAGCACCTGGAAAAGGTACATACCCTGCTCGTTTAATTACGCCGCAGGATGTGGGCGTAGAGCATCGCGGAGCAGGAAATATCGCGAGACAAGTCCATAACATTCTTCCAGAACAAAAGCCGGCTGATAGTCTGCTAGTAGTCGAAGTGTTTACGCCGGAAGGAAACTGGTCAAGCTATCCTCCTCATAAGCACGATCAAGATAACTTGCCGCATGAATCGTATTTAGAGGAGACGTACTATCATAAAGTTAACCCAGGACATGGATTTGCGATTCAACGGGTATATACGGACGATCAATCTCTAGATGAAACAATGGTCATTAAAGATGGAGATGCAGTCTTGGTTCCTAAAGGCTATCACCCGGTATCTGCTCCTCCGGGTTATGAAGTTTATTATTTAAACGTCATGGCTGGTCCTGTTCGAACATGGAAATTTAATAATAGCAAAGATCATGAATGGATTATGGAAGAAAAATTAGCATTAAAGTAA
- the iolC gene encoding 5-dehydro-2-deoxygluconokinase, translating into MSYLTFDSQKRFDLLAVGRLCIDLNANEFNRPMEDTMTFTKYVGGSPANIAIGLSRLGMKTGFIGKVSNDQMGRFSTRYLNQHNINTEGIVVDQTGAVTGLAFTEIKSPEECSILMYRDNVADLKLDPTEVSEEYIKQSKALLISGTALAKNPSREAVFLALEYARKHSVVVFFDVDYRPYTWESEAETAVYYNLAAEKSDVIIGTREEFDMMEKLLNYEESNDQVTAERWFSHHAKIVVIKHGGEGSIAYTKDGQSHRGGIFKTKVLKTFGAGDSYASAFIYGLMQGFTIPEAMRFGGASASIVISKHSSSDAMPTVEEIKQFMETAEEVLQQA; encoded by the coding sequence ATGAGTTATTTAACATTCGATTCGCAAAAGCGATTTGACCTTCTTGCAGTAGGAAGGCTTTGCATCGACTTAAATGCAAATGAATTTAATCGCCCGATGGAAGACACGATGACGTTTACAAAATACGTAGGAGGATCTCCTGCTAACATTGCTATTGGTCTTTCTAGACTTGGAATGAAGACAGGCTTTATTGGAAAAGTGTCAAATGACCAAATGGGCCGCTTCAGCACCAGATATTTAAATCAACATAACATCAACACAGAAGGCATTGTAGTTGATCAAACAGGAGCCGTAACCGGACTGGCCTTTACTGAAATAAAAAGTCCTGAAGAATGCAGCATCCTTATGTACCGTGATAACGTGGCAGATTTAAAGCTTGATCCAACGGAAGTTTCTGAAGAGTACATCAAGCAATCAAAAGCGCTGCTCATCTCTGGAACTGCTCTTGCTAAAAATCCTTCAAGAGAAGCTGTGTTTCTTGCTCTTGAATATGCGAGAAAACATAGCGTGGTTGTATTCTTTGATGTTGACTACCGCCCGTATACGTGGGAGTCAGAAGCTGAAACGGCCGTCTACTATAATTTAGCAGCAGAAAAATCAGACGTGATTATCGGTACGCGAGAAGAATTCGATATGATGGAAAAGCTTTTAAATTATGAAGAATCAAATGATCAAGTTACAGCTGAACGATGGTTTTCTCATCATGCTAAGATTGTTGTCATCAAGCACGGAGGAGAAGGGTCGATTGCTTATACAAAAGACGGCCAGTCTCATCGAGGCGGCATCTTTAAAACAAAAGTGCTCAAAACATTTGGAGCTGGCGACTCCTACGCATCTGCCTTTATTTACGGATTAATGCAAGGGTTTACAATTCCTGAAGCTATGAGATTTGGCGGTGCTTCTGCTTCCATCGTTATTTCAAAACACAGCTCTTCCGATGCAATGCCAACTGTAGAAGAAATTAAGCAGTTTATGGAAACAGCTGAAGAAGTACTGCAACAAGCGTAA
- a CDS encoding sugar phosphate isomerase/epimerase family protein, with protein sequence MRLAYDPSHYRDNTSLKDTIDTVARLGYEYVELSPRKDFIWFYEYPKVDKQRIKDLKRYCADAGVKISSVLPVQQWSSPNEQEREAAVRNWKRTIEITSELEVDLMNSEFSGDKSRPVESEAAFVKSMEELMPIFEKEGIKLNLQSHPNDFIELNTEAIAMIRALDKDWIKLVYSVPHAFFYDDGIGDVAKHIDEAGDLLAHVLIADTLNHKAAFGLRYIVNPPDAKVTIHQHLNPGEGEIDFDALYRKLREIKFDGIVTNSVFAYPDRPEWSNEVTLKSIREGLNIKEGLNI encoded by the coding sequence TTGCGTTTAGCATATGATCCGTCACATTACCGTGACAATACAAGTTTAAAAGATACGATTGATACAGTTGCAAGATTAGGTTATGAATACGTAGAGTTATCTCCGCGCAAAGATTTTATTTGGTTTTATGAATACCCAAAAGTTGATAAACAGCGTATAAAAGACTTAAAAAGATACTGTGCCGATGCTGGGGTAAAAATTTCTTCTGTGCTTCCGGTGCAGCAGTGGTCTTCACCAAATGAGCAGGAACGCGAAGCGGCAGTAAGGAACTGGAAGCGTACAATTGAAATTACTTCTGAGCTGGAAGTAGATTTAATGAACAGTGAATTCAGCGGCGACAAGAGCCGGCCTGTTGAAAGCGAAGCAGCTTTTGTTAAATCGATGGAAGAGCTGATGCCGATTTTTGAAAAAGAAGGAATTAAGCTTAACCTCCAATCGCATCCAAATGATTTTATTGAGTTAAATACAGAAGCTATTGCAATGATTCGTGCGCTGGATAAAGACTGGATTAAATTAGTTTATTCTGTCCCTCATGCTTTCTTTTATGACGATGGCATTGGTGATGTAGCAAAGCATATCGATGAAGCAGGTGATTTGCTTGCACACGTTCTGATAGCTGATACGCTGAACCATAAAGCAGCGTTTGGACTGCGCTATATTGTAAATCCGCCTGATGCGAAGGTAACGATTCACCAGCATTTAAATCCTGGTGAAGGAGAAATTGATTTTGACGCACTGTATCGCAAATTAAGAGAAATTAAATTTGACGGCATCGTAACAAACTCTGTATTTGCCTACCCTGATCGACCAGAATGGTCAAACGAAGTAACGTTAAAGTCAATTAGAGAAGGATTAAATATTAAAGAAGGCCTAAACATTTAA
- a CDS encoding LacI family DNA-binding transcriptional regulator, with amino-acid sequence MSVKMSDVAKLANVAPATVSRVLSQPHLVSKETQEKVLKAIEELNYQPHIIARQFRKKETKTILVVVPDITHPFFSEVLKGIQHTAIKSGYRVILGDTENDIEREGEFVDLLFQKQADGMILLTARMDKDRIEQVSRQFPTVLACEYIDGLDISTVSIDNISGARKITEHLISLGHTKIAHITGPMNVILSRDRLKGYRQAMISHDLPVDSAFIQEGDFSLESGYHQMIRLLSLEQRPTSVFVFNDEMAIGAIKAAKDSGLKVPEDIAVVGFDNSKMSDIIEPHITTIEQPKYEIGKKAMELLLGLMSGKALEQKKFVLKDELIVRESCGSKSTVKNFIQLEGSAKKIN; translated from the coding sequence ATGTCAGTTAAAATGAGTGATGTGGCCAAACTAGCTAATGTAGCTCCAGCTACTGTCTCGCGAGTTCTTAGTCAGCCCCACCTAGTAAGCAAAGAAACGCAGGAAAAAGTTTTAAAAGCCATTGAAGAATTAAATTATCAGCCCCATATCATCGCAAGACAGTTCAGAAAAAAAGAAACAAAAACCATTTTAGTAGTTGTTCCTGATATTACCCACCCGTTTTTTTCTGAAGTTCTTAAAGGAATTCAGCATACGGCCATTAAAAGCGGCTACCGAGTGATTTTAGGAGATACAGAAAATGACATTGAGCGAGAAGGAGAGTTTGTTGATTTATTATTCCAAAAGCAAGCGGACGGCATGATCCTTCTAACAGCCCGCATGGATAAAGACAGAATTGAACAAGTCTCCAGACAGTTCCCTACGGTTCTTGCGTGCGAGTATATAGATGGCTTAGATATCTCTACCGTATCTATTGATAATATTAGCGGCGCGCGAAAAATAACGGAGCATTTAATAAGCCTTGGGCATACGAAAATCGCGCACATCACGGGCCCTATGAATGTTATCTTAAGCCGTGACCGGTTAAAAGGGTACCGCCAGGCGATGATTAGTCACGATTTACCCGTGGATTCCGCTTTTATTCAAGAAGGAGATTTTAGCTTAGAGTCCGGTTATCATCAAATGATCAGGCTATTATCGTTAGAGCAACGACCAACTTCTGTATTTGTTTTTAACGATGAAATGGCGATAGGAGCGATAAAAGCGGCAAAAGACAGCGGTTTAAAAGTGCCTGAAGATATAGCTGTAGTAGGGTTTGATAACTCAAAAATGTCGGATATCATTGAACCTCATATTACAACGATTGAACAGCCTAAATATGAAATTGGAAAAAAAGCGATGGAATTATTGCTTGGGTTAATGAGCGGAAAAGCGTTAGAACAAAAAAAGTTTGTATTAAAAGATGAACTAATCGTACGCGAGTCTTGCGGAAGTAAATCTACAGTGAAAAATTTTATCCAGCTTGAAGGCTCAGCTAAGAAAATTAACTAG